One window from the genome of Nicotiana tomentosiformis chromosome 5, ASM39032v3, whole genome shotgun sequence encodes:
- the LOC104095019 gene encoding agamous-like MADS-box protein AGL104 isoform X1, protein MGRSKLPLLKIERLTNRQVTFSKRRNGILKKIYELSVLCDVDVAIIMFSPSGRLTHYSRKRRIEDVLSELVNLPDSERGFYINNKESVLWNLRKIEIQDKFCDIERISPAYLNTNDTAKKIQEEINGLHCKLDEAEGLLRIFEPDTQKLTSLHELDLCEKRLQVALNQVRQRMEQLSTNHTSSYEDNMEQINALLQYIDNTQAEDTMPSLEKSPYDLWLELEDYSYTNYINENNNSHLYATSETSSLTQSSMNLPSPIIYDAVSQTSVSGVTTYHKEGTFSSLTDENFKQSQHSTRTFPTLTLQTSFKFAKPEMETPTSALRPVAPYLQAETAAASSQQPLSSNYYKENNELDCRFQPKVTTPNYQMSQTSTAEGSFSSLTDENFKQLQCSTTIFPPITPLQTSFSFATTEMETPTSALRPAAPYLQAEAAASPNQQLPSSNIEEENYEISWLQPKMKKLKYHHLA, encoded by the exons ATGGGACGAAGTAAGTTGCCATTGTTGAAGATAGAGAGGTTGACAAACAGACAAGTCACATTTAGCAAGAGAAGAAATGGAATTCTCAAAAAGATTTATGAATTATCAGTTTTATGTGATGTAGATGTTGCTATTATCATGTTCTCTCCTTCTGGTCGTCTCACACATTATTCACGTAAAAGAAG AATTGAAGATGTTCTTTCGGAACTCGTCAATCTCCCGGATAGTGAAAGAGGATT CTATATCAATAATAAAGAG TCTGTACTCTGGAACCTAAGGAAGATTGAAATTCAAGATAAATTCTGCGATATTGAAAG GATAAGTCCTGCATACCTCAACACAAATGACACGGCAAAG AAAATTCAAGAAGAAATCAATGGCTTGCATTGTAAACTCGATGAGGCTGAGGGATTATTAAG AATATTTGAACCAGATACACAAAAACTTACATCACTCCATGAGCTAGATTTGTGTGAAAAACGTCTTCAGGTTGCCTTAAACCAAGTTAGACAAAGAATG gaACAACTCTCGACCAATCATACATCAAGCTATGAAGATAATATGGAG CAAATAAATGCACTTCTTCAATACATAGACAACACACAAGCTGAGGACACAATGCCCTCATTGGAGAAATCCCCCTATGACTTATGGCTAGAGCTTGAAGATTATAGTTACACAAACTATATTAATGAGAACAACAATAGTCATCTCTATGCTACCTCAGAAACATCTTCTCTTACTCAAAG TTCTATGAACCTTCCATCTCCAATTATATATGATGCAGTGTCCCAAACAAGTGTAAGTGGTGTGACTACTTATCATAAAGAAGGGACTTTTAGTTCTCTAACTGATGAGAATTTTAAACAATCACAACATTCAACCAGAACCTTCCCAACTCTCACTTTACAAACTTCATTCAAATTTGCCAAG CCTGAAATGGAAACTCCCACATCTGCACTAAGGCCGGTAGCGCCATATCTGCAGGCTGAAACAGCAGCAGCATCTAGCCAGCAACCACTTTCAAGTAATTATTATAAAGAGAACAATGAACTCGACTGCAGATTTCAACCTAAAGTTACAACGCCTAACTATCAAATGTCCCAAACAAGTACTGCAGAAGGAAGTTTTAGTTCCTTAACTGATGAAAACTTTAAGCAATTACAATGTTCAACCACGATCTTCCCACCTATCACTCCATTACAAACATCATTCTCATTTGCCACG ACTGAAATGGAAACTCCGACATCAGCATTGCGGCCGGCGGCACCATATCTACAGGCTGAAGCAGCAGCATCACCTAACCAGCAACTACCTTCTAGTAATATTGAAGAAGAGAACTATGAAATCTCTTGGCTTCAACCTAAAATGAAAAAGTTGAAGTATCATCATTTAGCTTAA
- the LOC104095019 gene encoding agamous-like MADS-box protein AGL104 isoform X2 — protein sequence MGRSKLPLLKIERLTNRQVTFSKRRNGILKKIYELSVLCDVDVAIIMFSPSGRLTHYSRKRRIEDVLSELVNLPDSERGFYINNKESVLWNLRKIEIQDKFCDIERISPAYLNTNDTAKKIQEEINGLHCKLDEAEGLLRIFEPDTQKLTSLHELDLCEKRLQVALNQVRQRMEQLSTNHTSSYEDNMEQINALLQYIDNTQAEDTMPSLEKSPYDLWLELEDYSYTNYINENNNSHLYATSETSSLTQSSMNLPSPIIYDAVSQTSVSGVTTYHKEGTFSSLTDENFKQSQHSTRTFPTLTLQTSFKFAKAETAAASSQQPLSSNYYKENNELDCRFQPKVTTPNYQMSQTSTAEGSFSSLTDENFKQLQCSTTIFPPITPLQTSFSFATTEMETPTSALRPAAPYLQAEAAASPNQQLPSSNIEEENYEISWLQPKMKKLKYHHLA from the exons ATGGGACGAAGTAAGTTGCCATTGTTGAAGATAGAGAGGTTGACAAACAGACAAGTCACATTTAGCAAGAGAAGAAATGGAATTCTCAAAAAGATTTATGAATTATCAGTTTTATGTGATGTAGATGTTGCTATTATCATGTTCTCTCCTTCTGGTCGTCTCACACATTATTCACGTAAAAGAAG AATTGAAGATGTTCTTTCGGAACTCGTCAATCTCCCGGATAGTGAAAGAGGATT CTATATCAATAATAAAGAG TCTGTACTCTGGAACCTAAGGAAGATTGAAATTCAAGATAAATTCTGCGATATTGAAAG GATAAGTCCTGCATACCTCAACACAAATGACACGGCAAAG AAAATTCAAGAAGAAATCAATGGCTTGCATTGTAAACTCGATGAGGCTGAGGGATTATTAAG AATATTTGAACCAGATACACAAAAACTTACATCACTCCATGAGCTAGATTTGTGTGAAAAACGTCTTCAGGTTGCCTTAAACCAAGTTAGACAAAGAATG gaACAACTCTCGACCAATCATACATCAAGCTATGAAGATAATATGGAG CAAATAAATGCACTTCTTCAATACATAGACAACACACAAGCTGAGGACACAATGCCCTCATTGGAGAAATCCCCCTATGACTTATGGCTAGAGCTTGAAGATTATAGTTACACAAACTATATTAATGAGAACAACAATAGTCATCTCTATGCTACCTCAGAAACATCTTCTCTTACTCAAAG TTCTATGAACCTTCCATCTCCAATTATATATGATGCAGTGTCCCAAACAAGTGTAAGTGGTGTGACTACTTATCATAAAGAAGGGACTTTTAGTTCTCTAACTGATGAGAATTTTAAACAATCACAACATTCAACCAGAACCTTCCCAACTCTCACTTTACAAACTTCATTCAAATTTGCCAAG GCTGAAACAGCAGCAGCATCTAGCCAGCAACCACTTTCAAGTAATTATTATAAAGAGAACAATGAACTCGACTGCAGATTTCAACCTAAAGTTACAACGCCTAACTATCAAATGTCCCAAACAAGTACTGCAGAAGGAAGTTTTAGTTCCTTAACTGATGAAAACTTTAAGCAATTACAATGTTCAACCACGATCTTCCCACCTATCACTCCATTACAAACATCATTCTCATTTGCCACG ACTGAAATGGAAACTCCGACATCAGCATTGCGGCCGGCGGCACCATATCTACAGGCTGAAGCAGCAGCATCACCTAACCAGCAACTACCTTCTAGTAATATTGAAGAAGAGAACTATGAAATCTCTTGGCTTCAACCTAAAATGAAAAAGTTGAAGTATCATCATTTAGCTTAA
- the LOC104095019 gene encoding agamous-like MADS-box protein AGL104 isoform X3, with amino-acid sequence MGRSKLPLLKIERLTNRQVTFSKRRNGILKKIYELSVLCDVDVAIIMFSPSGRLTHYSRKRRIEDVLSELVNLPDSERGFYINNKESVLWNLRKIEIQDKFCDIERISPAYLNTNDTAKKIQEEINGLHCKLDEAEGLLRIFEPDTQKLTSLHELDLCEKRLQVALNQVRQRMEQLSTNHTSSYEDNMEQINALLQYIDNTQAEDTMPSLEKSPYDLWLELEDYSYTNYINENNNSHLYATSETSSLTQSSMNLPSPIIYDAVSQTSVSGVTTYHKEGTFSSLTDENFKQSQHSTRTFPTLTLQTSFKFAKTEMETPTSALRPAAPYLQAEAAASPNQQLPSSNIEEENYEISWLQPKMKKLKYHHLA; translated from the exons ATGGGACGAAGTAAGTTGCCATTGTTGAAGATAGAGAGGTTGACAAACAGACAAGTCACATTTAGCAAGAGAAGAAATGGAATTCTCAAAAAGATTTATGAATTATCAGTTTTATGTGATGTAGATGTTGCTATTATCATGTTCTCTCCTTCTGGTCGTCTCACACATTATTCACGTAAAAGAAG AATTGAAGATGTTCTTTCGGAACTCGTCAATCTCCCGGATAGTGAAAGAGGATT CTATATCAATAATAAAGAG TCTGTACTCTGGAACCTAAGGAAGATTGAAATTCAAGATAAATTCTGCGATATTGAAAG GATAAGTCCTGCATACCTCAACACAAATGACACGGCAAAG AAAATTCAAGAAGAAATCAATGGCTTGCATTGTAAACTCGATGAGGCTGAGGGATTATTAAG AATATTTGAACCAGATACACAAAAACTTACATCACTCCATGAGCTAGATTTGTGTGAAAAACGTCTTCAGGTTGCCTTAAACCAAGTTAGACAAAGAATG gaACAACTCTCGACCAATCATACATCAAGCTATGAAGATAATATGGAG CAAATAAATGCACTTCTTCAATACATAGACAACACACAAGCTGAGGACACAATGCCCTCATTGGAGAAATCCCCCTATGACTTATGGCTAGAGCTTGAAGATTATAGTTACACAAACTATATTAATGAGAACAACAATAGTCATCTCTATGCTACCTCAGAAACATCTTCTCTTACTCAAAG TTCTATGAACCTTCCATCTCCAATTATATATGATGCAGTGTCCCAAACAAGTGTAAGTGGTGTGACTACTTATCATAAAGAAGGGACTTTTAGTTCTCTAACTGATGAGAATTTTAAACAATCACAACATTCAACCAGAACCTTCCCAACTCTCACTTTACAAACTTCATTCAAATTTGCCAAG ACTGAAATGGAAACTCCGACATCAGCATTGCGGCCGGCGGCACCATATCTACAGGCTGAAGCAGCAGCATCACCTAACCAGCAACTACCTTCTAGTAATATTGAAGAAGAGAACTATGAAATCTCTTGGCTTCAACCTAAAATGAAAAAGTTGAAGTATCATCATTTAGCTTAA
- the LOC138891949 gene encoding uncharacterized protein — translation MDHSEPGPLTPTKQNAHSETVPKDPSEFVAADFRMMEKNAKAKKILICGLGPDEYNIIFACSNAKQIWDALQTAHEGTNQVKRPRIELLMRNYELFSMKESEHIQDMITRFTIVTNELKSLGKVFTSEELVSKVLRILPVSWESKVTAIQEAKELDKISLNELVET, via the coding sequence ATGGACCATAGTGAACCAGGTCCATTGACTCCTACTAAACAAAATGCACACAGTGAAACAGTTCCTAAGGACCCGTCTGAATTTGTGGCAGCAGATTTcagaatgatggagaagaatgcaaagGCTAAGAAAATCCTTATCTGTGGACTTGGTCCTGATGAGTATAATATAATTTTTGCATGCTCTAATGCAAAACAAATATGGGATGCACTCCAAACTGCTCATGAAGGAACAAACCAAGTGAAGAGACCAAGGATAGAGCTACTTATGAGAAACTATGAGCTTTTTTCCATGAAGGAGTCTGAGCACATCCAGGATATGATAACTAGGTTTACTATAGTAACCAATGAACTGAAATCACTTGGAAAAGTGTTTACCTCAGAAGAGTTGGTTAGCAAAGTTCTAAGAATCCTTCCAGTTTCATGGGAATCAAAAGTCACTGCAATCCAGGAAGCCAAGGAGCTGGACAAAATCTCACTTAATGAGTTGGTTGAAACTTAA
- the LOC117276483 gene encoding secreted RxLR effector protein 161-like, producing the protein MIGSLLYLTASKPDIVFNVGLCARFLANPKESHLKAVKRILRYLKGTPNLYLWYPRGYSFDIVGYVDADYAGFHVDRKSTSGITHFLCSCLVSWGTKKQNSVSLSTVEAKYVAATSCCAQLLWIRQQLRNYVIFIDCVPIFCDNTSAINIAKNPCQHKRIKHIDIQHHFLKDNVEKGNISINFCKTEDQIADIFTKALSRDHIERNRLELGLINSSH; encoded by the coding sequence atgattgggTCACTGTTGTACCTCACAGCAAGCAAGCCTGATATAGTGTTCAATGTGGGATTATGTGCAAGATTTCTGGCAAATCCCAAGGAATCTCACCTGAAGGCTGTCAAAAGGATACTAAGATATCTCAAGGGGACCCCTAACCTCTATCTATGGTATCCTAGAGGGTATAGCTTTGATATAGTTGGTTATGTTGATGCTGACTATGCAGGTTTTCATGTTGACAGGAAAAGCACTTCAGGAATAACTCATTTTCTATGTTCTTGTCTGGTGTCTTGGGGAACCAAGAAGCAAAACTCGGTGTCCTTATCTACAGTTGAGGCTAAATATGTGGCAGCAACATCCTGTTGTGCTCAGTTGCTATGGATAAGACAACAACTAAGGAACTATGTTATATTTATTGATTGTGTTCCCATTTTCTGTGATAACACAAGTGCCATAAACATTGCTAAAAATCCATGTCAGCACAAAAGAATCAAGCACATTGACATTCAGCATCACTTTCTCaaagacaatgttgaaaaggggAATATCTCAATTAACTTTTGTAAAACTGAAGATCAAATTGCTGATATTTTTACTAAAGCTCTGAGTAGGGATCACATTGAAAGGAATAGACTAGAACTAGGTCTAATCAACTCTTCCCACTAA